The sequence TGCTTTATGAGTTCTACGGCATCTTCAAGGCTCATTTTACCGTCATAATAGTCCATAATTTCTTTATAGCCTATACCCTTCATTGAATTTAATTCCTTCGTATAGCCCATATCCATAAGACCTTTAACTTCCTCCAAAAGTCCGCTTTTTATCATAATATCGACACGTCTGTTTATTCTGTCATACAGTACGTCCCTATCCCAATCAATACAAATCATAAGCGGATTATATCGGCTTTCAACTCGCTTTGTTTCCTCTTGGTGTTTAGAAATCGGTTTGCCTGTCGTTTTATAAAACTCTATCGCACGAATAATACGTCTGACGTTATTAGGGTGCAGTCTTTCAGCCGACTCCTTATCAAATTCCGCAAGCATTTCAAGCAAATATTCACTGCCTTTTTCCTCTGCCGTCTTTTGCAGTTTTTCACGAAGTTCGTAATCAGTGTCAATCTCACCGAATGTAACGTCATTTACAACAGAATTTATATAAAGTCCAGTACCGCCTGCCATTACGGCAATTTTGCCGCGGCTGGTAATATCGGCGATAGTCTTATGTGCAAGCTCGGTATAATCCGCAACACTGAACTCATCATCAGGTTCAAGAAAACCGATAAGATGATGAACGGCTTGACTCATTTCTTCCGCAGTCGGTTTTGCCGAGCCTATATCCATATATTTATAAATCTGCATACTGTCGGCACTGACGATTTCACCGCCGCCATAATTTGCAATATCAATCGCAAGTGCCGTTTTTCCCGATGCGGTCGGTCCGACAACAACAATAAGAGGTATCTTAGACAATTCTCTTAAACTCCTTTTCAAGTTCCTTTTTGCTCATTGTTACTATGATAGGTCTGCCGTGAGGGCAA comes from Hominilimicola fabiformis and encodes:
- the miaA gene encoding tRNA (adenosine(37)-N6)-dimethylallyltransferase MiaA; amino-acid sequence: MSKIPLIVVVGPTASGKTALAIDIANYGGGEIVSADSMQIYKYMDIGSAKPTAEEMSQAVHHLIGFLEPDDEFSVADYTELAHKTIADITSRGKIAVMAGGTGLYINSVVNDVTFGEIDTDYELREKLQKTAEEKGSEYLLEMLAEFDKESAERLHPNNVRRIIRAIEFYKTTGKPISKHQEETKRVESRYNPLMICIDWDRDVLYDRINRRVDIMIKSGLLEEVKGLMDMGYTKELNSMKGIGYKEIMDYYDGKMSLEDAVELIKQSSRRYAKRQLTWFRRDDRIHYVSSKNPFEESKKLIDEFLK